In one window of Desulforhabdus amnigena DNA:
- a CDS encoding ferredoxin, translating into MARKVVLDQECCIACESCVELCPEVFQMDEASEKAHVILPEGGNEACIEEAIDTCPVGCISWEE; encoded by the coding sequence ATGGCTCGAAAGGTCGTTTTGGATCAGGAATGTTGTATTGCTTGTGAGAGTTGCGTAGAGCTTTGTCCTGAAGTTTTTCAGATGGATGAAGCGTCGGAAAAAGCTCATGTGATTCTGCCGGAAGGGGGCAACGAAGCGTGCATTGAGGAGGCCATTGACACTTGCCCTGTGGGATGCATTTCATGGGAAGAGTAG
- a CDS encoding cupin domain-containing protein has protein sequence MKKVNLYEAGGFDEKGFKRLLVQDSPYFKILNFNFKAGQELPVHSHDIEGEVSLVILEGEGEFLGKDGASFPAKPGDVVVSEISEPHGLRAKTDLRLLVTIAPPI, from the coding sequence ATGAAAAAAGTCAACTTGTATGAGGCAGGCGGGTTTGATGAAAAAGGCTTCAAGAGACTGCTGGTCCAGGATTCCCCTTATTTCAAGATTCTCAATTTTAACTTCAAGGCAGGGCAGGAACTTCCCGTCCATTCTCATGACATTGAAGGGGAGGTGAGCCTTGTGATCCTGGAGGGAGAGGGGGAATTTCTGGGGAAAGACGGAGCTTCATTCCCTGCAAAGCCCGGGGATGTGGTTGTCAGTGAAATCAGTGAACCCCATGGGCTTCGAGCCAAAACGGATCTCAGGCTTCTGGTCACCATCGCTCCCCCTATCTGA